The Garra rufa chromosome 8, GarRuf1.0, whole genome shotgun sequence genome has a segment encoding these proteins:
- the LOC141340659 gene encoding spermine oxidase-like isoform X2 encodes MSSCSGPEDAKVVIIGSGFAGLAAASALVKGGFKNVLVLEAKDRVGGRVNTTKPFTENIIEVGANWIHGQKGNPLFKMAKEKNLLSEGPSASINMCLPRSVSSRDYFFKEDGKPVPEKIVDQVSSRFSKLTDKAFDDKLSPKHKDLTLGAYLDDAFGASPLAATEDGQQVFEWCKRTECTDEACSSLYEVSASQISNYTALEGGFFNTLGPGGYRAILDVLLKDVPSEAIKCSAPVKSIRWDLAKEGQRYPVQVVCENGQSFEADHVIVTVSLGVLKEQATSLFEPGLPQNKLNAIKNLGFGVVDKIFLYFEKSFWPDNCAGVQMVWKEGPENKDVNKALSEGDAWKKTWFKKITGFDTVARHPTALCGWITGREALYMEKLQDSEIGDTCLRYIAAIKSISEKRTLDH; translated from the exons ATGAGTTCATGTTCTGGACCAGAAGATGCTAAAGTTGTGATTATAGGTTCAGGTTTTGCAGGGTTGGCTGCTGCATCTGCATTGGTGAAAGGAggatttaaaaatgtcctggttcttgAGGCTAAGGACAGAGTTGGTGGTCGAGTAAACACCACTAAACCCTTCACCGAGAACATCATTGAAGTTGGAGCGAACTGGATCCACGGACAAAAAGGAAACCCCCTGTTCAAGATGGCAAAAGAGAAGAACCTGCTATCTGAGGGACCTTCTGCATCCATAAACATGTGCCTGCCCCGTTCTGTATCCTCTCGAGATTACTTTTTCAAAGAAGATGGGAAGCCAGTCCCCGAAAAGATCGTAGATCAGGTGAGTTCCCGCTTCAGCAAGCTCACCGACAAAGCTTTTGATGATAAACTTTCCCCAAAGCACAAGGATCTAACTCTGGGTGCTTATCTGGATGATGCCTTTGGTGCATCTCCTCTAGCGGCGACAGAAGACGGCCAGCAAGTTTTTGAATGGTGCAAGAGGACTGAATGCACAGATGAAGCTTGCTCTTCTCTCTATGAGGTGTCTGCATCTCAGATCAGCAATTACACTGCTTTAGAGGGAGGATTTTTTAACACTTTAGGGCCAGGTGGCTATCGAGCAATCTTAGATGTTCTCCTGAAAGATGTGCCATCAGAAGCTATTAAGTGTAGTGCACCTGTCAAGAGCATCCGATGGGACTTGGCCAAAGAAGGCCAAAGGTATCCAGTTCAGGTTGTTTGTGAAAATGGACAGAGCTTTGAGGCAGACCATGTGATCGTCACTGTATCTCTGGGGGTTCTCAAAGAACAAGCCACATCTTTATTTGAACCAGGCTTACCGCAGAATAAGCTGAACGCAATTAAGAATCTCGGCTTTGGGGTAGTAGATAAAATTTTCCTGTATTTTGAGAAGAGTTTCTGGCCAGACAACTGTGCCGGGGTTCAGATGGTGTGGAAAGAGGGGCCTGAAAATAAAGATGTTAACAAGGCTCTCTCTGAAGGAGATGCCTGGAAGAAGACGTGGTTTAAGAAGATCACCGGTTTTGATAcggtggcccgtcatcccacggCTCTGTGTGGCTGGATCACAGGTAGAGAAGCACTGTATATGGAGAAACTTCAGGACAGTGAAATTGGAGATACCTGTTTGAG gtaCATAGCTGCAATCAAAAGtatatctgaaaagaggactttggaccactga